The following coding sequences lie in one Mycobacterium sp. Z3061 genomic window:
- the pcaD gene encoding 3-oxoadipate enol-lactonase produces MSAVEVHAIDSGRRDGPVVVLSNSLGSTYRMWDAQIGALERHFRVLRYDTRGHGASPVPDGPYGIEALTDDLVALLDRFRIERAHVVGLSLGGMTALNLAARNPDRVNRIVVLCTAVQLAPAGAWTQRAALVRARGTAAVAPSVVARWFTGDYLRAHPEVAAAHESIVAATPAEGYAACCEAIAAVDLRATLSSVIAPTLAVAGADDPATPPARLQEIVAGVSDSELLVVDHAAHLANAERPAEVTTAIVAHLQHP; encoded by the coding sequence ATGAGCGCAGTCGAGGTGCATGCGATCGACAGCGGACGCCGCGACGGTCCCGTCGTGGTGCTGTCGAACTCGTTGGGATCGACCTACCGCATGTGGGACGCCCAGATCGGCGCCCTCGAACGCCACTTTCGGGTGTTGCGGTACGACACCCGCGGCCACGGTGCCTCGCCGGTGCCCGACGGCCCCTATGGCATCGAAGCCCTCACCGACGACCTCGTCGCGCTGCTCGATCGCTTCCGCATCGAACGCGCCCATGTCGTCGGCTTGTCGCTCGGCGGGATGACCGCGCTGAATCTGGCGGCGCGAAACCCTGATCGGGTCAACCGAATCGTCGTGCTGTGCACCGCGGTGCAGCTTGCGCCTGCCGGCGCATGGACGCAGCGAGCGGCCCTGGTGCGCGCGCGGGGGACTGCCGCGGTGGCGCCCTCGGTGGTGGCGCGGTGGTTCACCGGCGACTATCTGCGAGCCCACCCCGAGGTCGCTGCCGCGCACGAAAGTATCGTCGCGGCAACGCCTGCCGAAGGGTATGCGGCCTGCTGCGAGGCGATCGCCGCGGTTGACCTGCGGGCAACATTGTCGAGCGTCATCGCACCGACGCTGGCCGTCGCCGGCGCCGACGACCCGGCCACCCCGCCCGCCAGGCTCCAAGAGATCGTCGCCGGTGTTAGCGACTCGGAACTACTGGTCGTCGATCACGCCGCGCATCTGGCCAACGCCGAACGACCCGCTGAGGTCACCACAGCGATCGTGGCCCACCTGCAACACCCGTGA
- a CDS encoding enolase C-terminal domain-like protein — protein MKIAAVEAIPFTIPYVKPAKFASGQVRAAEHVLVRIHTDEGVVGVAEAPPRPYTYGETRDGILAVIRGVFAPQIVGLTLTEREVITDRLARTVGNPTAKAAIDMAAWDALGRSLGLPVSALLGGFTDRMRVSHMLGFDTPSAVVAEAERMVGEYGITTFKVKVGRRPVAVDTAVVRALRERFGATVELYVDGNRGWTASESLRAMKEMADLDLLFAEELCPADDVLGRRWLLQHIDIPFIADESVPTPADVTREVLGGSATAISIKTARTGFTGSQRVHHLAEGLGLEVVIGNQFDGQLGTACAVSFGAAFELTSRRAGELSNFLDMSDDLLAAPLCIRDGELQVPPGPGLGVQIDPDKLHRYRTDR, from the coding sequence GTGAAAATCGCTGCCGTTGAGGCGATCCCGTTCACGATCCCCTACGTCAAGCCGGCGAAGTTCGCCTCGGGACAGGTGCGGGCAGCCGAGCACGTGCTGGTCCGGATACACACCGACGAAGGCGTCGTCGGCGTGGCAGAAGCACCACCGCGCCCGTACACCTACGGCGAGACGCGAGACGGAATCCTCGCGGTCATCAGGGGCGTTTTCGCGCCCCAGATCGTCGGACTGACGCTGACCGAACGCGAGGTCATCACCGACAGGCTCGCACGTACCGTAGGCAACCCGACGGCGAAAGCGGCGATCGACATGGCAGCCTGGGATGCACTGGGGCGTAGCCTCGGCCTACCGGTGAGCGCGCTGCTGGGCGGATTCACCGACCGCATGCGGGTCAGCCACATGCTCGGCTTCGACACGCCGTCGGCGGTCGTGGCCGAGGCCGAGCGCATGGTCGGCGAATACGGCATCACCACCTTCAAGGTGAAGGTCGGACGCAGGCCGGTCGCCGTGGATACCGCCGTGGTGCGAGCGCTGCGCGAACGCTTCGGCGCCACCGTCGAACTCTACGTCGACGGCAACCGGGGATGGACGGCGTCGGAGTCGCTGCGCGCGATGAAGGAGATGGCCGACCTGGACCTGCTCTTCGCCGAAGAACTGTGCCCGGCCGACGATGTGCTGGGCCGACGATGGCTGCTGCAGCACATCGACATACCCTTTATCGCCGACGAATCGGTTCCCACACCGGCCGACGTGACCCGCGAGGTACTCGGTGGGTCGGCCACCGCTATCAGCATCAAGACGGCCCGCACCGGGTTCACCGGCTCGCAACGTGTCCATCACCTCGCCGAAGGACTGGGCCTCGAGGTGGTGATCGGCAACCAGTTCGACGGTCAGCTCGGCACGGCATGCGCCGTGAGCTTCGGCGCCGCGTTCGAGCTGACGTCACGACGAGCCGGTGAACTGTCCAACTTCTTGGACATGTCCGACGATCTGCTCGCCGCACCCCTGTGCATACGAGACGGCGAACTGCAGGTGCCACCCGGTCCAGGGCTGGGCGTCCAGATCGATCCGGACAAGCTCCACCGTTACCGCACGGATCGGTAA
- the catC gene encoding muconolactone Delta-isomerase has translation MLFHVRMDVHLPHDLDPQRRAALVAQEKDYSQELQRAGKWPHLWRIVGEYANFSVFDVESTDELHQLLSGLPLFPFLTINVTPLAAHPSAISGTV, from the coding sequence ATGCTTTTCCACGTACGCATGGACGTGCACCTGCCGCATGACCTAGACCCGCAGCGGCGGGCAGCCCTGGTGGCTCAGGAGAAGGACTACTCACAAGAGCTGCAGCGGGCCGGCAAGTGGCCACACCTCTGGCGCATCGTGGGCGAGTACGCCAACTTCTCCGTCTTCGATGTTGAATCGACTGATGAACTGCATCAACTGCTTTCCGGGTTGCCGCTCTTTCCCTTCCTGACCATTAACGTGACGCCGCTGGCGGCACATCCGTCGGCGATCTCCGGGACAGTTTGA
- the benA gene encoding benzoate 1,2-dioxygenase large subunit → MSASCSLTQVASVLADAVIDDSEAGVFRVNRRIFTDDDVFELEMKHIFEGNWVYLAHDSQIPNPGDYFTTHIGRQPVVITRDKDGRLHCLINACAHRGAMICRRKTDNRMTLTCPFHGWTFRNDGKLLKVKDPDEAGYPQTFNVGGSHDMTRVARFDDYRGFLFASLNPDVVALAEHLGDAAKVLDMLVDQSPDGVEVLRGSSTYVYDGNWKVQAENGADGYHVTATHWNYAATTSRRTAGQSTNDTKTLDAGSWGKSGGGYWSFPHGHLCLWTWAANPEDRPLWDRLDTLKSTFGDAKGEFMVKGSRNLCLYPNVYVMDQFSTQIRHFRPLAPDRTEVTIYCIAPKGEAAAARAKRIRQYEDFFNASGMATPDDLEEFRSCQLTFRARAAKWNDLSRGAAHRLPGPDEVAASLAMHSVISAGIKNEDEGLYPVQHGFWLESMRRALDKEQERSP, encoded by the coding sequence ATGTCCGCGAGCTGCTCCCTGACGCAGGTGGCCTCCGTCCTGGCCGATGCGGTCATCGATGATTCCGAGGCCGGAGTGTTCCGCGTCAATCGCCGAATCTTCACCGATGATGACGTTTTCGAACTGGAGATGAAGCACATCTTCGAAGGCAACTGGGTCTATCTGGCCCATGACAGTCAGATTCCCAATCCCGGCGACTACTTCACCACCCACATCGGTCGCCAGCCGGTCGTCATCACCCGCGACAAGGACGGCCGGCTGCACTGCCTGATCAACGCCTGCGCACATCGTGGCGCGATGATCTGTCGCCGCAAGACCGACAACCGGATGACGCTGACCTGCCCGTTCCACGGATGGACGTTTCGCAACGACGGGAAGCTGCTCAAGGTCAAGGACCCCGACGAGGCCGGGTATCCGCAGACGTTCAACGTCGGCGGTTCGCACGACATGACCAGAGTCGCCCGCTTCGACGATTACCGCGGATTCCTGTTCGCCAGCCTGAATCCCGACGTTGTCGCCCTTGCCGAGCATCTGGGTGACGCCGCCAAAGTGCTCGACATGCTGGTCGACCAGTCCCCCGACGGAGTGGAGGTGCTGCGCGGCTCGTCGACCTATGTCTACGACGGAAATTGGAAGGTGCAGGCCGAGAACGGAGCCGACGGCTACCACGTGACCGCGACGCATTGGAACTATGCCGCTACCACCAGCCGGCGCACCGCCGGACAGTCCACGAACGACACGAAGACGCTCGACGCGGGCAGCTGGGGCAAGTCCGGCGGCGGCTACTGGTCGTTTCCGCACGGCCACCTGTGTCTGTGGACCTGGGCGGCGAACCCCGAGGACCGGCCACTGTGGGACAGACTCGACACCCTCAAGTCCACGTTCGGCGACGCCAAGGGCGAGTTCATGGTCAAGGGCTCACGCAACCTCTGCCTGTATCCGAACGTGTATGTGATGGACCAGTTTTCAACCCAGATTCGGCATTTCCGCCCGCTCGCGCCGGATCGGACCGAGGTGACCATTTACTGCATCGCGCCCAAGGGAGAGGCCGCGGCCGCGCGGGCGAAACGCATCCGTCAATACGAAGACTTCTTCAACGCGTCGGGCATGGCCACGCCCGATGACCTGGAGGAGTTCCGTTCCTGCCAGTTGACGTTCCGGGCGCGGGCCGCCAAGTGGAACGACTTGAGTCGTGGTGCGGCGCACCGGCTACCGGGCCCGGACGAGGTAGCCGCGTCCCTCGCCATGCACAGCGTCATCTCGGCCGGGATCAAGAACGAAGATGAAGGCCTTTACCCCGTACAGCATGGTTTCTGGCTGGAATCGATGCGCAGAGCCCTGGACAAGGAACAGGAGCGGTCTCCATGA
- a CDS encoding SDR family oxidoreductase, whose protein sequence is MTHQDLAGKAAIVTGAGAGIGLAVAQRLAGEGCQVLCADIDSAAAETAATKIGGGAVGHQADVSDEEQVIAMVQACVTLFGGVDKLVANAGVVHFASLIDTSVEDFDRVIGINLRGAWLCTKHVAPQMIKRGGGAIVNMSSLAGHIAVGGSGAYGMSKAAISHLSRITAAELRSFNIRANALLPAFVDTPMQQTAMTMFDEALGEGGARTMIARLQGRMAAPEEMASIVAFLLSDDASMITGTTQIADGGTVAALW, encoded by the coding sequence ATGACGCATCAAGACCTGGCGGGCAAAGCCGCGATCGTCACCGGGGCCGGGGCCGGCATAGGCCTGGCGGTGGCGCAGCGACTTGCCGGTGAGGGATGCCAGGTGCTGTGTGCGGACATCGACTCCGCGGCAGCCGAAACGGCTGCGACCAAGATCGGTGGCGGTGCGGTCGGTCACCAGGCCGACGTCAGCGATGAAGAACAGGTCATCGCCATGGTGCAGGCGTGTGTCACGCTGTTCGGCGGCGTGGACAAACTGGTCGCCAATGCCGGGGTCGTTCATTTCGCTTCGCTCATCGACACGTCCGTCGAGGACTTCGACCGTGTCATCGGAATAAACCTGCGCGGCGCCTGGCTGTGCACCAAACATGTTGCGCCACAGATGATCAAGCGAGGCGGGGGAGCCATCGTGAACATGTCGTCGCTGGCGGGGCACATCGCGGTCGGCGGGTCCGGGGCGTACGGCATGTCCAAAGCCGCGATCAGCCATCTGAGCCGGATCACCGCGGCCGAGTTGCGTTCATTCAACATCCGCGCCAACGCGCTGCTGCCGGCCTTCGTCGACACCCCGATGCAGCAGACGGCGATGACGATGTTCGACGAAGCTCTCGGCGAGGGCGGCGCCCGGACGATGATCGCCCGTCTGCAGGGCCGGATGGCCGCGCCCGAGGAGATGGCGAGCATTGTGGCGTTCCTGCTCTCCGACGACGCGTCGATGATCACCGGAACCACGCAGATCGCGGACGGCGGAACCGTTGCCGCGCTGTGGTGA
- a CDS encoding LuxR C-terminal-related transcriptional regulator codes for MDVTIAPVAFVGRASEFDDLSRRLTARGTDGLEVIAVTGQPGVGKTALLRRFAERHPASRWAAAASWEKSLVGGVLAQLSQTPAPPDPVSAATGLARELAGRGPTLLVIDDAQHADTLSLQALSTLTRHHRDLPLLIVMISDGRASAAQDLIAGELRLAGLPPSDVADLASAYGRSLHPSMVDRLTRHTDGNPGHVRALLDELPPETWAKLDSDLPAPRQVTMRVVEQLNEAESEGRTLALALAVLDGQATLADAARLADLGRPFAAVEAATRAGLLATGDPLLPRLRDGLTRAAVLDLAGPQAVADAHQRAAGIVTDAAARLRHRVAATPLPDPVLADEADALARECGADGAWSLAAILFRDASRLTADPLLRDRRLTHSVDALVAAGDCVGAGTLVPAVQSLRETPLRNLVLAYLAILRGRATEAELRLRRAWDIVDIDCEPETAAFIAQRHVLHALVHCQGEQVVQWADRAVQLAGRDSSAGIEAAAIRGLGLLAAGHPERAVAAYEDLRRRVRHGAQAQRVVMGRGWVQLMCDDIEGARSSLESAVASAPLGGSTRITLWAWAWLARVQFVMGEWDNALGSVEQGRTLARSSGIVLTTPLLEWTAGQIAALRGDWVAAESAACAASANSGEYEMMRIPTLLLRAQIAEVQTDYATARRVLEPLNQIAAGTSLLEPGYWPWADAMGNALVLNGELEAADAFLRPHEQRARARKHRSAQARLGCARGRLLGALGDIAGARAVFEESLTLLDGLGLRYDAARLNMAYGQTLRRAGKRRAADAVIGTARELYAALGAVIDVARCDRELKAGGLHQSRDMRDSAELTPQEEAVAVLVAKGLSNREVAAELYVSPKTVQYHLSRVYAKLGVRSRAELAALRR; via the coding sequence ATGGACGTGACCATCGCGCCCGTCGCGTTCGTCGGCCGCGCAAGCGAGTTCGACGATCTGTCCCGGCGCCTGACGGCCCGCGGAACCGACGGCCTCGAGGTCATCGCGGTGACGGGTCAGCCGGGCGTCGGCAAGACCGCACTGCTGCGCCGGTTCGCCGAACGCCACCCGGCCAGCCGGTGGGCCGCCGCGGCCTCCTGGGAGAAATCACTGGTCGGGGGTGTGCTGGCCCAGCTTTCGCAGACCCCCGCGCCTCCTGATCCCGTGTCCGCGGCCACCGGATTGGCGCGCGAGCTGGCCGGCCGAGGACCGACGCTGCTCGTCATCGATGATGCCCAGCACGCCGACACGCTTTCCCTGCAAGCACTTTCGACTCTGACGCGACACCACCGGGATCTCCCCCTGCTCATCGTGATGATCAGCGACGGCCGCGCTTCAGCGGCGCAGGACCTGATTGCCGGCGAGCTCCGGCTGGCGGGGCTACCCCCGTCTGATGTCGCCGACCTGGCCTCCGCTTACGGCCGGAGCCTGCATCCCTCGATGGTCGACCGGCTGACCCGCCACACCGACGGGAACCCTGGACACGTCCGTGCCCTGCTCGACGAGCTACCTCCGGAGACGTGGGCGAAGCTGGACTCGGACCTGCCCGCACCGAGGCAGGTGACGATGCGGGTCGTCGAGCAGTTGAACGAGGCTGAATCCGAGGGGAGGACACTGGCTCTCGCGCTGGCCGTGCTTGACGGGCAGGCCACCCTGGCCGATGCCGCACGGTTGGCCGACCTCGGTCGGCCTTTCGCCGCGGTGGAAGCGGCCACCCGCGCAGGACTTCTCGCGACCGGCGACCCCCTGCTGCCCCGGTTGCGCGACGGTCTCACCCGGGCAGCGGTGCTCGATCTGGCCGGACCGCAAGCGGTCGCCGATGCCCACCAGCGCGCTGCCGGCATTGTCACCGACGCAGCGGCACGGTTGCGACATCGCGTTGCGGCCACACCGCTGCCCGATCCGGTGCTGGCCGATGAGGCCGATGCGCTTGCCCGCGAATGCGGCGCGGACGGCGCCTGGTCGCTGGCCGCCATCCTGTTCCGCGATGCGAGCCGCCTGACCGCCGACCCGCTGCTACGTGATCGGCGCCTGACTCATTCGGTCGACGCGCTGGTGGCCGCCGGGGATTGCGTCGGCGCCGGCACACTCGTGCCCGCGGTGCAGAGCTTGCGCGAAACACCGCTGCGCAACCTGGTTTTGGCTTATCTGGCGATACTACGGGGCAGAGCGACCGAGGCCGAGCTGAGACTGCGGCGGGCATGGGACATCGTCGACATCGATTGCGAGCCCGAAACGGCCGCGTTCATCGCCCAGCGGCACGTGCTGCACGCCCTCGTGCACTGTCAGGGTGAGCAGGTGGTGCAGTGGGCCGACCGGGCGGTGCAATTGGCCGGTCGCGATTCTTCCGCGGGAATCGAGGCCGCGGCCATCCGCGGTCTCGGTCTCCTCGCCGCCGGCCACCCCGAGCGCGCGGTGGCCGCCTACGAGGACCTCAGGAGACGAGTTCGCCACGGGGCCCAGGCGCAACGGGTGGTGATGGGCCGCGGGTGGGTGCAGTTGATGTGCGACGACATCGAAGGGGCTCGGTCGAGCCTGGAGAGCGCGGTGGCGTCGGCCCCCCTCGGCGGGTCGACGCGAATCACCTTGTGGGCGTGGGCATGGTTGGCCCGGGTGCAGTTTGTGATGGGCGAATGGGACAACGCCCTCGGCAGCGTCGAGCAGGGCCGCACGCTGGCCCGGTCGAGCGGGATCGTCTTGACGACACCGCTGTTGGAGTGGACGGCCGGTCAGATCGCTGCCTTGCGCGGGGATTGGGTGGCGGCCGAGTCTGCGGCGTGTGCCGCCTCAGCGAACAGCGGCGAGTACGAGATGATGCGTATCCCGACGTTGCTGCTGCGCGCTCAGATCGCGGAGGTGCAGACCGATTACGCCACTGCCCGTCGGGTGCTCGAGCCGCTGAACCAGATCGCTGCGGGCACGTCACTCCTGGAGCCGGGTTACTGGCCGTGGGCCGACGCGATGGGAAACGCCTTGGTGCTCAACGGTGAACTCGAGGCCGCCGACGCGTTCTTGCGGCCCCATGAACAGCGCGCGCGGGCGCGCAAGCATCGCAGCGCGCAGGCCCGTCTGGGGTGTGCGCGGGGCCGGTTGCTCGGTGCGCTCGGCGACATCGCCGGAGCCCGAGCGGTTTTCGAGGAATCTCTGACACTGCTCGACGGGCTGGGGTTGCGCTACGACGCCGCGCGGCTGAATATGGCCTATGGTCAGACGCTTCGGCGAGCCGGTAAACGCCGCGCCGCGGACGCTGTGATCGGCACCGCGCGTGAGCTCTATGCCGCGCTGGGCGCCGTCATCGACGTCGCTCGGTGCGATCGCGAACTGAAAGCCGGCGGACTTCATCAATCTCGTGACATGCGAGACAGCGCCGAACTGACTCCGCAGGAGGAGGCGGTGGCAGTGCTCGTGGCCAAGGGATTGTCGAATCGTGAAGTGGCTGCCGAGTTATACGTGTCGCCCAAGACCGTCCAGTACCACCTGAGCCGTGTCTACGCGAAGCTGGGCGTGCGTTCGAGGGCGGAGTTGGCGGCGCTGCGCCGCTGA
- the benB gene encoding benzoate 1,2-dioxygenase small subunit codes for MTTASPTAAASTLITQNAIEQFLYREARYLDDREFENWLDCYAEDVVYWMPAWTDDDQLVDDPQRDISLIYYPNKGGLADRVFRIRTERSSATSIPEPRTSHNITNVEVIERRGQLVDVRFNWHTMYFRYKTVDAYYGTSFCSIDFSGANPVIRRKTVVLKNDYIHHVVDIYHV; via the coding sequence ATGACTACAGCGAGTCCCACAGCGGCGGCGTCCACGCTGATCACGCAGAATGCCATCGAGCAGTTCCTCTACCGCGAGGCTCGCTATCTCGATGACCGCGAATTCGAGAATTGGCTGGACTGCTACGCCGAGGACGTCGTGTACTGGATGCCCGCCTGGACGGACGACGATCAACTGGTGGACGATCCCCAACGGGACATCTCGCTGATCTACTACCCGAACAAGGGGGGGCTGGCCGACCGGGTGTTCCGCATCCGCACCGAGCGGTCGTCGGCCACGTCGATACCTGAACCACGAACCAGTCACAACATCACCAACGTGGAAGTCATCGAGCGTCGGGGACAGCTGGTCGATGTCCGATTCAATTGGCACACCATGTATTTCCGCTACAAGACAGTGGACGCCTACTACGGGACATCCTTCTGCTCCATCGACTTCTCCGGAGCGAACCCGGTCATTCGGCGCAAGACGGTGGTGCTCAAGAACGACTACATCCACCACGTGGTGGACATCTACCACGTCTGA
- a CDS encoding limonene-1,2-epoxide hydrolase family protein: protein MTDTKEASEQVVRDFLGSWEARSLDTICSGFADDAVYHNVPVAPIEGIAGIRGIFEAFLAAFSDAKLDIVTLAAEPGRVLVERVDYFTMNDGRKVVLPVTGVFEVKNGKITRFSDYFDLADFEGQSGMKL, encoded by the coding sequence ATGACCGACACCAAGGAAGCCAGCGAGCAAGTCGTCCGCGATTTCCTCGGATCCTGGGAGGCGCGCAGCCTCGACACTATCTGCAGTGGTTTCGCCGACGACGCGGTCTATCACAATGTGCCGGTCGCGCCGATCGAGGGCATTGCCGGCATTCGCGGGATCTTCGAGGCTTTCCTGGCCGCGTTCTCCGATGCCAAGCTCGATATCGTCACGCTGGCCGCTGAGCCCGGGCGAGTGCTCGTTGAGCGCGTCGACTACTTCACCATGAACGACGGCCGCAAGGTGGTGTTACCGGTCACCGGCGTGTTCGAGGTGAAGAATGGCAAAATCACGCGCTTCAGCGATTACTTTGACCTCGCAGACTTCGAGGGGCAGAGCGGTATGAAGCTTTAG
- the catA gene encoding catechol 1,2-dioxygenase — translation MITIDEPSAAASGAAATARFRTDKSPFQAVRDSPKDRVSELAREVLSAVHDTIRRHRVTYHEYNALKAWLIAVGADGEWPLFLDVWVEHAVEEVATDHRNGSKGTIEGPYYVPGSPECGAFATIPMRADERGVPLRWAGRITSVDGTPLQGSIELWHADADGRYSQFAPNLPEWNLRGTFTADPDGTFEITTIRPAPYQIPTDGSCGRLIAAAGWHAWRPAHLHVKVSAAGHQQLTTQLYFPDDPHNDDDIASAVKPELLLEPRTQSDGSQRVVYDFVLDPEKY, via the coding sequence ATGATCACTATCGACGAACCGAGCGCCGCCGCGTCGGGCGCAGCGGCGACCGCGCGGTTTCGCACCGACAAGTCGCCGTTCCAGGCAGTCCGGGACAGCCCGAAGGACCGTGTGAGTGAGCTTGCGCGCGAGGTCCTTTCGGCGGTGCACGACACCATACGACGGCACCGGGTGACCTATCACGAGTACAACGCGCTCAAAGCCTGGCTGATCGCCGTAGGGGCCGACGGCGAATGGCCGCTGTTCCTCGATGTCTGGGTCGAGCATGCCGTCGAGGAGGTTGCCACGGACCATCGCAACGGCAGCAAGGGCACCATCGAGGGCCCGTATTACGTGCCGGGGTCTCCCGAATGCGGTGCGTTCGCAACCATTCCGATGCGTGCCGACGAGCGCGGCGTCCCACTGCGCTGGGCGGGAAGGATCACCTCCGTCGACGGCACCCCGTTGCAAGGCAGCATCGAACTGTGGCACGCCGATGCCGACGGCCGCTACTCCCAATTCGCGCCGAACCTGCCCGAGTGGAACCTGCGGGGCACCTTTACCGCCGATCCCGACGGGACATTCGAGATCACCACGATCCGGCCCGCCCCGTATCAGATCCCGACCGACGGATCGTGCGGGCGGCTGATCGCCGCCGCAGGCTGGCACGCCTGGCGCCCGGCGCATCTGCACGTCAAGGTTTCGGCCGCCGGCCATCAGCAGCTGACGACGCAGTTGTACTTTCCCGATGATCCGCACAACGACGATGACATTGCCTCCGCCGTCAAGCCCGAACTGCTGCTCGAGCCCCGGACCCAGTCCGACGGTTCGCAGAGAGTCGTCTACGACTTCGTCCTGGACCCCGAGAAGTACTGA
- a CDS encoding TetR/AcrR family transcriptional regulator — MTETSLQPVKRRPKDRKQQILEQAVGLFIERGFHSVKLEDIAEAAGVTARALYRHYDNKQALLAEVIRTGQDQYQSARRLTDGEAGPEPQPLHVELPNLIAAAVESRSLMVLWQREARYLNENDRAEVRRRINAIVAGIRDNVVLEVPGLGPQHAELRAWAVSSTLTGLGGHNLTLPADELERCLSQASLAAARTPPVSELRPLDPATDDDGDVLFSRYETLLATGARLFRAKGYPAVSTSEIGKGAGIAGPGLYRSFSSKQAILDALLRRLDEWRSLECVRAIRANHDAAQRLRGLVEGHVRLSLDAPDLVAVCVTELSHASGEVRDGYLRNKADRESVWTDLIIALNPKTTIIEARLLIAAAVTLIEDVARTWHLTRYSGVADEITALALAILTSRS, encoded by the coding sequence TTGACGGAGACATCGCTTCAACCCGTTAAGCGCAGACCCAAGGACCGAAAGCAGCAGATTCTCGAACAAGCCGTCGGGCTCTTCATCGAGCGCGGCTTCCACTCCGTCAAGCTGGAGGACATCGCCGAGGCCGCCGGGGTCACCGCCCGTGCGTTGTATCGCCACTACGACAACAAGCAGGCACTGCTCGCTGAGGTGATCCGAACCGGGCAGGATCAGTACCAGAGTGCGCGTCGCCTCACCGATGGGGAGGCCGGGCCGGAACCTCAGCCGTTGCATGTCGAACTGCCCAACCTCATCGCGGCGGCCGTCGAGTCCCGCTCCTTGATGGTCCTGTGGCAGCGTGAGGCGCGCTATCTCAACGAGAACGACCGCGCGGAGGTCCGGCGCCGCATCAACGCAATCGTCGCGGGCATCCGGGACAACGTTGTCCTGGAGGTGCCTGGTCTTGGCCCGCAGCATGCGGAACTGCGCGCGTGGGCGGTGTCGAGCACGCTGACCGGGTTAGGTGGGCACAATCTCACCCTGCCGGCCGACGAACTCGAAAGGTGCCTCTCCCAAGCTTCGCTGGCCGCGGCGCGCACCCCTCCGGTGAGCGAGCTACGGCCGCTCGACCCCGCCACCGACGACGACGGCGACGTGCTCTTCTCGCGCTACGAAACACTGCTGGCGACCGGTGCCCGCCTGTTCCGTGCGAAGGGCTACCCGGCCGTCAGCACCAGTGAGATCGGCAAGGGTGCGGGCATCGCAGGTCCCGGGTTGTACCGTTCGTTCTCCTCCAAGCAGGCCATTCTGGACGCGCTGCTGCGCCGCCTCGACGAATGGCGCAGCCTGGAATGTGTCCGGGCGATCCGTGCGAATCACGATGCGGCGCAACGATTACGCGGTCTCGTCGAGGGACACGTCCGGCTCAGCCTGGATGCGCCTGACTTGGTGGCTGTCTGCGTGACCGAACTGTCGCACGCCTCCGGCGAAGTTCGCGACGGCTACCTACGGAACAAGGCCGACCGCGAGTCGGTCTGGACGGACCTGATCATCGCGCTGAATCCTAAGACGACGATCATCGAAGCGCGCCTGCTGATCGCCGCCGCGGTCACCCTCATCGAAGACGTTGCCCGCACCTGGCATCTGACCCGTTATTCCGGGGTTGCCGACGAGATCACCGCGCTCGCATTGGCGATTCTGACCAGCCGGTCCTGA